In one window of Fictibacillus phosphorivorans DNA:
- a CDS encoding diacylglycerol/lipid kinase family protein, which yields MKKYFFIINANNTKAIHTFDQLKKAMDEEKISYRTFYTEFSGHATEIAKKITYINKEDIKAVIAVGGDGTIHEVLNGMRENPSIPLGFISGGSGNDIVRVLTKDVKGLKKQLLYLKRNRIARTDSGNIELVGRSNKIQSFISAVGIGLDGEVAKFTNEATYKKYFHKLKLGSLAYVITLFKVLKFYVPDSMNVRIDGQEHAFNNVWLVAVGNMPYYGGGMKICPSAKFKDGILDVCVVHDLSLFKLLLLFVSVFWGGHVNVQGVSQFKGKEIEVTTRRSVAIHADGEYRGTTPVRINVQPESVSVKI from the coding sequence ATGAAAAAATATTTCTTCATCATCAACGCAAATAACACAAAAGCGATTCATACATTTGATCAATTAAAAAAGGCAATGGACGAGGAAAAGATAAGCTATAGAACGTTTTATACAGAGTTTAGCGGTCATGCTACTGAAATTGCGAAGAAAATTACATACATAAACAAAGAGGATATTAAAGCTGTTATAGCTGTAGGTGGAGATGGTACGATCCACGAGGTTCTAAACGGGATGAGAGAAAACCCTAGTATACCTTTAGGGTTTATATCAGGTGGCTCTGGTAACGATATTGTTCGGGTCTTAACGAAAGATGTTAAAGGGCTAAAGAAACAACTTCTCTATTTGAAGCGCAATCGAATCGCCAGAACTGATTCTGGTAACATTGAACTGGTAGGAAGAAGCAATAAGATCCAATCTTTTATTAGTGCGGTTGGTATCGGTTTAGATGGTGAAGTTGCAAAGTTTACAAATGAAGCGACTTACAAAAAGTATTTTCATAAGCTTAAACTAGGATCACTTGCGTATGTTATTACTTTGTTTAAGGTTTTAAAGTTTTATGTACCTGATTCAATGAATGTTAGAATCGATGGACAAGAACATGCGTTTAACAATGTCTGGCTTGTAGCTGTTGGTAACATGCCCTATTACGGAGGGGGTATGAAAATTTGTCCATCGGCTAAGTTTAAAGATGGAATCTTAGATGTTTGTGTGGTACATGATCTATCCCTTTTTAAACTATTGTTGCTTTTTGTTTCTGTTTTTTGGGGTGGCCATGTTAACGTACAAGGAGTCTCACAGTTTAAAGGGAAAGAGATTGAGGTTACCACACGTCGCTCGGTAGCGATTCATGCTGATGGTGAATATAGAGGTACCACTCCGGTACGTATTAACGTTCAACCGGAATCAGTTTCAGTGAAAATATAA
- the thpR gene encoding RNA 2',3'-cyclic phosphodiesterase: MQRHYFLAVKLPDETKTKLANICNTLSNEHHFKTWVHPDDYHITLAFLGAASSVKIETLHELLNERMMSKKESPFSLSVNHFGFFGNEHHPRIFWAGVEEEHCLYTLQKQVAYVCETVGFQLDKRPYSPHITLARKHIESVHHLVDSQKWWKQYGENIRFQADQFVLYETHIEKQPKYQVIHSYSI, from the coding sequence ATGCAAAGACATTATTTTTTGGCAGTCAAGCTTCCTGATGAGACGAAAACAAAGCTTGCAAACATCTGTAATACGTTAAGTAACGAACATCATTTTAAAACATGGGTACATCCTGATGACTATCACATCACTTTAGCTTTTCTAGGTGCTGCTTCATCAGTGAAGATTGAAACACTTCATGAGTTACTAAACGAAAGAATGATGAGTAAAAAAGAGAGCCCTTTTTCTCTTTCTGTAAACCATTTTGGTTTTTTCGGAAATGAACATCATCCAAGAATTTTTTGGGCAGGTGTTGAAGAAGAGCACTGTTTATATACTCTGCAAAAACAAGTGGCTTATGTATGTGAAACGGTAGGTTTTCAACTCGATAAAAGACCATACTCACCGCATATAACGCTTGCACGTAAACATATAGAGTCAGTTCATCATTTGGTGGACTCTCAGAAATGGTGGAAACAATATGGTGAAAACATTCGATTCCAAGCAGATCAATTTGTTCTTTATGAAACGCATATAGAGAAACAGCCGAAATACCAAGTTATACACTCTTATTCGATATAG
- the cysK gene encoding cysteine synthase A: protein MRVVTNIADLIGDTPIVKLNRLPHQEGADVYVKLEYYNPSRSLKDRAAYNMIIDAEQKGLLKEGSTIIEPTSGNTGIGLAMNAAARGYSSIIVMPDTMTEERINLLKAYGAKVVLTPGDEKMPGAIKKARELAEEIPNSYMPMQFENPSNPDAHRGSTAIEIKEAIEELKKPFTAFIAPAGTGGTITGTGEQLKTFFPDLTVHVVEPKGSPVLSGGKPGKHKLVGTSPGFIPPILNQQVYDEIVQVNDEDAYTITRRLASEEGILVGPSSGAAVYAALKIAEKRKKGEVVICMTCDSGERYLSSDLFQFE, encoded by the coding sequence ATGAGAGTTGTTACGAATATCGCAGATTTAATCGGTGACACACCTATCGTAAAGTTAAACCGCCTTCCTCATCAAGAGGGAGCCGATGTATATGTGAAACTAGAGTATTACAATCCTAGCCGGAGCCTGAAGGACCGTGCTGCATATAATATGATTATTGATGCAGAACAAAAAGGGCTCTTAAAAGAAGGGTCTACCATTATCGAACCCACTTCCGGAAATACTGGTATCGGACTCGCTATGAATGCGGCCGCTAGAGGTTATTCTTCCATAATTGTGATGCCTGATACAATGACAGAAGAAAGAATTAATCTATTAAAAGCGTATGGAGCAAAAGTAGTACTGACTCCCGGTGATGAAAAGATGCCTGGAGCGATTAAAAAGGCACGAGAACTTGCGGAAGAAATTCCAAACAGCTATATGCCCATGCAGTTTGAAAATCCTTCAAATCCTGATGCACACAGAGGAAGTACAGCAATTGAGATTAAAGAAGCCATTGAAGAGTTGAAGAAGCCCTTTACCGCTTTTATCGCACCTGCTGGTACAGGAGGAACGATTACTGGAACGGGTGAACAGCTTAAAACGTTTTTCCCGGATTTAACTGTACATGTTGTTGAACCTAAAGGGTCTCCTGTTCTTTCCGGGGGTAAGCCTGGAAAACATAAGCTTGTAGGAACGAGTCCTGGTTTCATCCCACCAATCTTAAATCAACAGGTCTATGATGAGATTGTTCAAGTGAACGATGAAGACGCGTATACGATCACGAGACGTCTAGCATCAGAAGAAGGCATCTTGGTCGGTCCATCTTCAGGAGCTGCTGTTTATGCAGCATTAAAAATTGCGGAGAAGCGCAAAAAAGGTGAAGTTGTAATCTGTATGACGTGTGATTCAGGAGAACGTTATTTATCGAGTGATCTGTTTCAGTTTGAATAA
- a CDS encoding MFS transporter yields MKNSFDQTSISLKGFYLLSFFGLGSLFPLLGVYFKDSVGLSGTEIGTLMSISPVVMIFAQPLWGVVTDYSRRPRAVLVLSLILTASLGFTIYLFESYFWLIGILIAFSFMQSALVPVSDSILLNYVQKENKQYGNYRLFGAIGFAIAVFIAGRLADSIGTQVIFYMFTSVLLLCMFFVIKMPKDNQSLRTDLRKGIGQLVRMPSYLVFLSATFLVFGPIFANNFYFGFYIQETGGTLAGVGLAFLIAAGSEAPFMKFAGLTIKRWGMMPIMVFAATVSAVRWTFYFFEPSYQIVLMTTVIQGFSVGLFIPAAMEYVRTYTPVEVRATAVSLYTAVGNGLGSWFCTFVGGVIFDTYTIFYTYLFFGVLTFIGLIMVLILTKMEVQGRILIQRSL; encoded by the coding sequence ATGAAGAATTCGTTCGATCAAACCTCTATCAGTCTAAAAGGCTTTTACCTATTAAGTTTTTTTGGTCTAGGGAGTTTATTTCCGTTATTAGGTGTTTATTTTAAAGATTCAGTCGGCCTCAGTGGAACAGAGATCGGTACATTAATGTCGATCAGTCCGGTCGTTATGATCTTTGCTCAGCCTCTATGGGGTGTAGTTACCGATTACTCCAGACGTCCAAGGGCTGTTTTAGTTCTTTCTTTAATTCTAACAGCGAGCTTAGGATTTACCATCTATCTATTTGAGTCTTATTTTTGGTTGATCGGAATACTTATTGCTTTTTCGTTCATGCAGAGTGCCTTAGTTCCGGTTTCAGACAGCATTCTTTTAAATTACGTACAAAAAGAGAACAAGCAATACGGAAATTATAGGCTTTTTGGAGCAATTGGATTTGCTATAGCTGTATTTATAGCAGGCAGGCTTGCAGATTCTATAGGGACTCAAGTGATCTTCTATATGTTTACTTCTGTTCTACTTCTATGTATGTTCTTTGTAATCAAGATGCCAAAAGATAATCAATCGCTCCGAACAGATCTTCGGAAGGGGATTGGGCAATTAGTTAGGATGCCTTCGTATCTCGTTTTCCTTTCCGCTACGTTCTTGGTGTTTGGTCCTATTTTTGCTAATAATTTTTACTTTGGATTTTACATTCAAGAAACAGGAGGGACTTTAGCCGGTGTCGGACTAGCCTTCTTGATCGCGGCAGGAAGTGAAGCACCATTTATGAAATTTGCAGGACTCACTATAAAAAGGTGGGGAATGATGCCTATTATGGTCTTTGCTGCGACTGTGTCTGCTGTTCGTTGGACGTTTTATTTCTTTGAACCATCGTATCAAATCGTACTAATGACAACCGTTATCCAAGGATTTTCAGTGGGTCTGTTCATCCCAGCAGCTATGGAATATGTGAGAACATATACACCCGTTGAAGTACGTGCAACAGCTGTTTCCTTATACACAGCTGTAGGAAACGGCTTAGGCTCATGGTTTTGTACGTTTGTAGGCGGAGTAATCTTTGATACATACACCATCTTTTACACGTATTTATTTTTTGGTGTGCTAACATTTATAGGACTAATTATGGTTTTAATCCTTACAAAGATGGAAGTGCAAGGTCGAATATTGATTCAACGATCTCTGTAA